From the Methanobacterium sp. CWC-01 genome, the window AAGAAATTTTTAAGAAGGTAATAAACCCCAAAACCAGCTGCCAGCCCTAAGAGGGGGGACATGATCCAGCTAATAACAATAAAACCTAAAGTACCCAGGTTCATACTGGAAATACCTGTACTGACTAATCCATAACCGACAAGGGCGCTTATAATGGCATCCGAACCAGAGATGGGTATCTTTCGCAGCAGGGTGATGGTGATCCACAGAGCCGCAGATAGAGTTATGATGAAAGCCCCGGTGGCCTGTAGGACATCGGGAGAGATGATACCACTCCCTACGGTCCTGATAACGTTGTTACCAAAATACAGGGCCCCTATAAATTCAAAAAAAGCCCCTAACAATAGGGCACGGCGCATCTTAAGGGAGCCACTGCCTACTACCGTCCCCACCGAGTTGCCGATGTCGTTGGCGGCGATGTTAAAGGCCATGTAGATGCTGATGACCACAGCCATTATCAAAAGCCCGTCCATGTTCATTTATATGTTGGGAACTGGTGAAATATCATTCCAATGAAATGGTGGGTGGGTGAATCACAACCTTAAAATACTTCCTACCACCAACACTAAATGGGCTAGACTGGAGGGTCAGGGGTCCTCTGTAAGCGCACATCCCCTATACGGCGCGGTCGAAGTTCAAGAGGCGGCAGGTTAAATGTTTATTGGCCCAGAAGTTCAATGTCGAAACCTCGTCCCGCAGGATCACTGGTGGACGGGCTCTGGCTGGAGGGCCAGGGTTAACGTTCTTAACCAGGGGAACGTGTCAGGTCTGGAAAGAAGCAGCTCTACTCTGGTCAGCTGATGCTTGTGGAATAGCGGGGTGGAGTTGGCCTTCCGGATCACCAGTAGACACGAGGTCTGTCCACTCTTGAACACGCCCACTTTAACCTCACCAAGTCCTTGTGTATTTAAATAGTAGAGACACCAATCTTTTGAATACCTACCTTTTTTTCAAATGCCGGGGTGGCCCAGTCTGGTACGGCGTGGGACTGCTAATCCCATGATCCCTTGGATCACGCGGGTTCAAATCCCGTCCCCGGCGCTAATTATTCTCATTCTGCTAATTATTCTCATTACAGAGTGAATAACTCAATTGAAATAATAATTCATACAACTTTTAGACATACATTTCCACTGTAATATTGTTCGACGTCATCAATATTCCCGTAATTATTTGCTTATAAAAAGTTGAATTTCAAGTGTAAATATTGTAAAATAATACTAATTTTTCTTTGTCAGGGCAAATTTTAAATACGTTCAAAAATAAAAATAGACAGTGGAAAGAGAAAAAGGGGGGGATAAAAAAAGATGAGTATCTACAAAGCAGAAAAAGTGACCACCCCTAATGAGGGGAGCCCAGTATGGTTCAGGCCACCTCAATGTGGTGTTCGCGGTATTCGTTATGGTGATGTGGTAATAGATCTAGCCCTAATTCATTATCTGAGGATTAGATATTCTCCATCCGGAGAGGAATCCCAGTAGATAAAGACCCACACTTGTAACGATAAGTTAATTAAGAATATTGTATTAATAATATATCACTTGGGGGGGATATATTGAGAAAGACTATTTATTCAACCATATTGATCCTAGTAATGGGATTGAGCATAATTGGTGCTGTTTTTGCCGAAGAACCAATTCTAAACGCTACGGCCGAAAAAACGGTTAACGACCACGAAGTAAACCTTGGTGACGATATTATTTTTAACTTAACGGTTACCAATCCAAACCTGGATGACAACTTTACCGGAGTGGTGGTTACCGACGTCATTTCTGACATGGTAGATTATGTATCTAATAGTGATCCTGCCAAAGCCATCTATGACCAAGCCACAAGGACTATAACCTGGAATATTGGCAATTTAAATGCTGGTGAAGTAGCTGAATTAATTATTTACACTAAAGCAGCAAAGATTGGCAAGTTCAACAATGAATTCAATGGAACCTACAACGTAACCGTGGTGGATCAACCGGCCTACGATGAAGAAGTAATAGTGGGATACGAACAAGTTATCACGGAATGGACCCATTATCCACTGGGTGGTGGTTGGTTCTGGGGTACCTACAATGAAGTAAATAATTGGCTGAACAATCTTAAGGATACCTACCCGTTATCATCTTATCCTGACGCACAGTTCTACGGCCCAAGCTTTAGTTGGTATTACCACTGCTGGTACGCCTGCGCGAACATACCCACCTACTGCGATGACCTGTCAAAACCAATCTACGAATGCATACACCACCCTGCCACCTACAAAAACGAAACCAGATATCTCTACGCCGCCATTGACCCCGGAGCTATCCTGGGACTGCCGGAACCAAATCCGGAAGAACCTGGCGAAGTATCTGCAGCTACCGTGACCATGCAAAAAACAGGAGTACCAATAATAGGAACCATCCTAGCACTCTTACTGGTAACTGCCGGAGTGTTCCTATCTAAAAGAAAACCATAAGGGGTTTAATTAAACCCCCCTTCTATATTTTTTTAAAAATAATTACAAACTACTTTTCAAGTTCCCTTATGGACCGGGCCAACCTTTTTATACCTGTTTCTATCTTCTCCGCACTGCTATTGGAGAAATTCATCCTCAAGGTGTTGTACTGTGGTTCTTCAGCATAGAAGGCCTGTCCCGGTACAAAGGCCACCTGCTCTTTAAGGGCCATTTCAAAAAGCTCCAGGGAGGACATACCCTCCGGAAGGGTAACCCACAGGAACATTCCCCCTTCGGGTTCGGTGCACTGCACATCATCCGGAAACTCTTCCTGTATCAAAGAGACCATGAGGTCCCGCTGACTTTTGTACATGCTGCGTATTTTTTCTAAATGGGCCTCCACAGGGTACTCAGATAGATAACGGTGAACAATCATCTGGGACAGTAAACTGGAGTGCAGGTCCGAGGCCTGCTTGGCAGTTACCAGTTTATCCATAACCTCTGCTGGAGCAGTTATCCAACCCAGGCGAATGCCTGGGGAAACTATCTTGGAAAAGGAGCCCAGGAGTACGGATTCCTCTAGAAAGGCCTTAACCGGGGGATAGTCCTCCCCCATGAAACGTATCTCCCCGTAGGGATTGTCCTCCACGAAAACCGTATTACTACCGGTTAAGACCCGGGCAACTTCCTTCCTGCGTTTTAGGGAGTAACTTATGCCGGTGGGGTTCTGGAAGTTGGGAACCGCGTAGAAGAGTTTGGGATCAAATTCATGCAGGGCCTCCTCCAGCCGGTTAACATCCACCCCATCTTCCTCCAGGGGCACGGAATAGAATACTGGTTCGTAGAGTCCAAAGGACTGCAGAGCTGCCAGGTAAGTGGGTCTTTCCACCAGGACCGGGTCCTCCTGGTTGAGGAAGATCTTCCCCACCAGATCCAGGCCCTGCTGGGAACCGTTGGTAACCAGGACCTCCTCCGGGTCTACCTTCACACCCTTGCTCTGATAACGGTTAGACACCCATTCCCGCAGGGGATAATACCCTTCGGTGGTGCTGTACTGGAGTGCCTGGGCTCCGCTTTCTTCTAAAACCTGGACAGCCACTTCCTTGATATCATGATAAGGGAAGGATTCTGGATTGGGCAGGCCACCGGCAAAGGATATTATCTCCGGGTCTTCAGTGACCTTCAGTATCTCCCGAATAAAGGATCGGGGAACCTTACCCATTCTCGCTGCGAATTCATATTTCATAAGAATCTTTTTTTATTTTTTGCTCCCATACTTTCTAACATGCTCCCAGGCCCGGTGATACTTCTCGAAATTCTCCTCCTGGAAGTAGATGCTGGTATCTTCCCGGTCAAACACCACCCGATCCTCTCCCACCGGGCAGACCTTGATACATATTCCGCAGGGGGATAAATACTTCTTACGGAGTTTCCTGCTCCGATTGGCACAATTCATCTTCTCCATAGGTGGGGGGAAGTTTTCTTCCTTTTTAGTGGCCAGCGCATGCACTGGGCAGCTTTTAGCGCAGGACAGGCAACGGGTGCACAGATCATTACCACGGATAGGATCCCCCTCCAGGGAGGCGGTGGTGAAGATTGAGGTGAAACGAACCCGGGGTCCATATTCTGGAGTTAAGAGTACATTATTCCACCCTATGGATCCCAGACCGGCCAGATAAGCGGCGTGCTTGTGGGAGAAAAAGGCCAGGGGCTTTTTCAGCAGCACTTCAATATCGCCATACCCATCCCGGGGAAGGTAGATAGAAGGATAACCCTCTCTGGTAAGATAATTAGATAACAGGTAGGCCTTCTCATCTAAAAGCCGGTTAATGGTATGGTAAAGTTCATGGTAATATATGGAGGGTGCGGTATCCAGTATCGGGAGCTGCACTGGCAGTCCAATTACAATTACCGTTTTGGCCTCGGGGTAGATGGACTGGGGCCAGAATTCTTCGGGTATCCACTCCTCGAACTGGTGGGGCAGTTCCGGGGGTGGGTTTTCCCACCTATCCACCGGTGCAAAGCCCACCAGGGGTATGCCCATTTCCTGGCACTTTTTTTTGAACTTGCCTTTTAGTGACTCTGCCATGACATTATTATTGGTGGGGGAGGCTAATATTTATTGGCCCCCCAGGGCAGTAGTGCTAATCCACTCCCAACATCCCTTACTCACTTAGCAGGGGGTTTCAGACTGAACTTGGTGGCCTTCAGGGCCTCGAACCACAGTACACTGATACCACCGGCCAGGAAACAGATTAGGATATCGGTGGGTGAGAGCACCCCAAACTGGAATAAACTCTGCAGAGGTGGTAGGTAGAGTACCAGTCCCAGGATAATAACTGCCAGGGCCATGATCCACCACAGGGCCGGGTTAGGTGAACGCAGGGTCTGGAGAATGGTTTTGTTCCAGGAACGGTTAGAGAGGATCAGGGCCAGATTACCAAAAAGCAGGGTGGTAAAGGCCAGAGCCCGGGAGGTATCCTCACCCCGACCCCCGTAGAAGGCCACTACAAAGACCATCAGTACAATCAAGAGTACCACCACTCCCTGGAGGATGCTGATACCTATGGTCCAGGGATGGAAGAGGGGATCCCTGGAGCTGCGGGGAGGCCGGCGCATAACATCCTCCTCGGCGGGTTCTGCCTCGAAGACCACGGAACAGGCCGGGTCGATGATGAGTTCCAGGATGACGATCTGCATGGGAAACAGGACCAGGGGCCAGCCGAAGATCACCGGTAAAAGGGACATGCCCACAATGGGCACGTGCACGGCGAAGATGTAGGAGGTGGCCTTCTTCAGGTTGTCGAAGATGCGCCGGCCCATCTTCACTGCCGAGACAATGGAGGAAAAATCATCATCCAGGAGCACCAGGGCCGAGGCCTCCCGGGCCACATCCGTCCCCCGGCCACCCATACTGATACCGATCTGGGCGGATTTCAGTGCCGGAGCATCGTTCACCCCATCCCCAGTCATGGCCACCGTATCCCCCCTGGCCTTGAGGGCCTCCACCAGGCGCAGCTTCTCTTCCGGAACCACCCGGGCGAAGATGTTAACCTCCGGGATATTCTCCTTCAGTTGTTCATCACTCATCTGGTTTAATTCCGGCCCGGTGAGTACCTGGTCACAGTTCCGGAGCCCTATCTCGGATCCGATGTGGGAAGCGGTGCCGGGGTAGTCTCCGGTGATCATCACCACCCGGATACCAGCCTGGTAACACTCGGCCACCGCCTCCCGTACCTGGGGGCGCAGGGGATCAAGGAAGCCCACCAGGCCCAGAAACTGGAAGGGGAAGTCGTGCTGCTCTCCGGGCAGGTCCTTCTGGGTGAATCGTCCCTGGGCCACGCCAATAACCCGCAAACCCTGATCGGCTAAGGTGGTGATCTGCTCCTGCAAGACATTTAATTCCATCTCTGGCAGGTGACACAGATCCGCCACTGCCTCCGGAGCCCCCTTGGCAGCGATGAGATATTCCTGCCCATCAGGGGAGCGCCATACATGGGACATGGCCAGAAGCTCTTCCGAGAGGGGATATTCCTGGATCAGGCTCCACTCATCATGGAGGTGCTCGGTGTCCTGCAGGGTAAGGTTACCGAATTCCTTTAAAGATTTCTCCATGGGGTCGAAGGGGTCCCTCTGACTGGCCAGGATACTGTACTCCACCAGTGGATGGAACTTCTCCGGCAACTCCCGTTCTTGGGTGTTAACCTCCAGGGACTCACCCTGCACCATCAGTTCACGGACCGTCATCTGGTTAAGGGTGATGGTCCCGGTCTTATCCGTGCACAGTACCGTGGCCGATCCCAGGGCCTGTATGGCCTGGGAACGCCGGGTGAGGACATTGTTCTGGGATATGCGCCAGGCACCCAGGGCCAGGAAGATGGTGAATACCACCGGGATCTCCTCGGGGAGGATGGCCATGGCCAGGGTGATCCCGGCCAGGAAGCCCTGCAACCAGTCCAGGCGGGTTAAGCCATAGACTACCACCACCACTACGCATAGGGCCGCACCGGCCAGGGCCATGTTCAGGACCACCCGGCGGGTTTCCTTCTGGAGGACGGTGTCCTCGGTTTCCAGGGACTGCAGCCTCTTACCAATACGGCCCATTTCAGTATCCAGTCCGGTGGCCTGCACCAGGGCCACCCCAAGTCCCTGCACCACCAGGGTACCAGAGTAGACTGAGGGAAGTCCATCACCACCCGGAGGATGCATGTCCAGCACTCCCTGGCAGGACACCTTACGCACCGGCACTGACTCCCCGGTTAAGAGGGACTCGTTTATCAAGAGGTTGCTGCAGGAAAGCACCACCGCATCGGCCGGGACCCGATCCCCCTCCTTGAGCATGATGATATCCCCGGTGACCACTTCTCTGCCTGCGATCCTTTTCTGCTGTCCATCCCGGATGACCAGGGCCCGGGGACTGGACAGGTCCCGCAGGGCATCCAAGGTGTTCTCGGTTTTCCGTTCCTGGTAGAAGGTGATGCCCATAATCACGAACACGAAGGCCAGGAGCATCAGGGCCTCCTCCAGGTCTCCCAGCACCAGATAGATGCTGCCGCAGGCAATTAAAAGGAGGAACATGGGTTCACGCACCACCTCCAGGGCAATGGTGAATATGGTTCTCTTATCCGGGGAGGGAAGCTCATTATATCCTTCAGTTTTCAGTTTAAGGTTAACTTCTTCCTGGGATAGTCCCGGCATTCCCTCCAGTTTAACCTCTTCCCACAAGTCTAATCAATCCCCATTTTTAAGTAGCAAATTAATTAAATTAAAACTTCGGTTTGATAAACTATGAAAAAGAGAGTATTTATTTCTTGCCCTGAGTTAGGATGGCCTAATGTATATAGGGGGAATATTCGCCTTGAATAAATGAATTAGGCAAACCTAATCCATTTTCAATTTAAAAAAAATTAGGAGCTATTTTATTAGGGATTCCAGGCGATCCATGCATTCTTCCAGATCAGAATAGGAAGCAGCGTAAGAGAGGCGGAAGTGACCTTCGCCATGGCTACCGAAGGAGCTACCCGGTACCAGGACTACCCCCTTTTCCAGGGCTTGAACCACGAAGAGTTCAGGGTCATCCACATGGGGGAAGAGATAGTAGGCTCCCCTGGGTTTTTTGCACTTGATCCCCATCAGGTTAATTCTTTCCACCACCAGGTCCCTTCTTCTTTTTAGCTCGTTGACCATCATTCCCACACTATCCTGGGGGCCGGTCAGGGCTTCTAGGGCAGCAGCCTGGGAGAGGGAACTGGCGCAGGCGGTGCTGTACTGGTGGACCTTCAGTAGTGGTTCTAGTAGTTCTGATGGTGCGGAGGTGTAACCGATCCGGAAGCCAGTCATGGCATAGGCCTTGGAAAAACCGTTGATGGTTATTACGTTTTCAGTGTAACGGCCCGGACTGTAGTGTTTGGCACCGTAGATGATCTTCTCGTAGATCTCATCGGAGAATATGACTAGGTCATGGTCCTGGGCGATCTCAGCCAGGCCCTTCACATCCTCCTTTTTCAGGACGCCTCCGGTGGGATTGTTGGGGGAGTTCATGAGGATGGCCTTGGTGTTCTGGTTAACATGTTCCATAACATTCTCAGGGGTTAGACGGAATTCATCCTCCTCTTTTACCTTTACCGGGACATTTGTACCTCCCGCCAGATTCACATAGGCTCCGTAGGATACGAAACCCGGATCAGGGATGATTACTTCATCACCATTCTCCACCAGGGCCTGAGTGGCCATCAGGAGAGCTTCACTGGCACCCACCGTGACTATGATGTTTTCGGGGGAGGTTTCTAGGTGGTTATCTCTTTTTAATTTTTCTGCTATAGCTTCCCTCAGTTCCAGGATGCCCTGGTTGCTGGTGTAATGGGTTAAATTCTTATCTAGGGCCTTTTTAACA encodes:
- a CDS encoding DUF11 domain-containing protein, whose amino-acid sequence is MRKTIYSTILILVMGLSIIGAVFAEEPILNATAEKTVNDHEVNLGDDIIFNLTVTNPNLDDNFTGVVVTDVISDMVDYVSNSDPAKAIYDQATRTITWNIGNLNAGEVAELIIYTKAAKIGKFNNEFNGTYNVTVVDQPAYDEEVIVGYEQVITEWTHYPLGGGWFWGTYNEVNNWLNNLKDTYPLSSYPDAQFYGPSFSWYYHCWYACANIPTYCDDLSKPIYECIHHPATYKNETRYLYAAIDPGAILGLPEPNPEEPGEVSAATVTMQKTGVPIIGTILALLLVTAGVFLSKRKP
- a CDS encoding PLP-dependent aminotransferase family protein yields the protein MKYEFAARMGKVPRSFIREILKVTEDPEIISFAGGLPNPESFPYHDIKEVAVQVLEESGAQALQYSTTEGYYPLREWVSNRYQSKGVKVDPEEVLVTNGSQQGLDLVGKIFLNQEDPVLVERPTYLAALQSFGLYEPVFYSVPLEEDGVDVNRLEEALHEFDPKLFYAVPNFQNPTGISYSLKRRKEVARVLTGSNTVFVEDNPYGEIRFMGEDYPPVKAFLEESVLLGSFSKIVSPGIRLGWITAPAEVMDKLVTAKQASDLHSSLLSQMIVHRYLSEYPVEAHLEKIRSMYKSQRDLMVSLIQEEFPDDVQCTEPEGGMFLWVTLPEGMSSLELFEMALKEQVAFVPGQAFYAEEPQYNTLRMNFSNSSAEKIETGIKRLARSIRELEK
- a CDS encoding 4Fe-4S binding protein; translated protein: MAESLKGKFKKKCQEMGIPLVGFAPVDRWENPPPELPHQFEEWIPEEFWPQSIYPEAKTVIVIGLPVQLPILDTAPSIYYHELYHTINRLLDEKAYLLSNYLTREGYPSIYLPRDGYGDIEVLLKKPLAFFSHKHAAYLAGLGSIGWNNVLLTPEYGPRVRFTSIFTTASLEGDPIRGNDLCTRCLSCAKSCPVHALATKKEENFPPPMEKMNCANRSRKLRKKYLSPCGICIKVCPVGEDRVVFDREDTSIYFQEENFEKYHRAWEHVRKYGSKK
- a CDS encoding cation-translocating P-type ATPase, with protein sequence MWEEVKLEGMPGLSQEEVNLKLKTEGYNELPSPDKRTIFTIALEVVREPMFLLLIACGSIYLVLGDLEEALMLLAFVFVIMGITFYQERKTENTLDALRDLSSPRALVIRDGQQKRIAGREVVTGDIIMLKEGDRVPADAVVLSCSNLLINESLLTGESVPVRKVSCQGVLDMHPPGGDGLPSVYSGTLVVQGLGVALVQATGLDTEMGRIGKRLQSLETEDTVLQKETRRVVLNMALAGAALCVVVVVVYGLTRLDWLQGFLAGITLAMAILPEEIPVVFTIFLALGAWRISQNNVLTRRSQAIQALGSATVLCTDKTGTITLNQMTVRELMVQGESLEVNTQERELPEKFHPLVEYSILASQRDPFDPMEKSLKEFGNLTLQDTEHLHDEWSLIQEYPLSEELLAMSHVWRSPDGQEYLIAAKGAPEAVADLCHLPEMELNVLQEQITTLADQGLRVIGVAQGRFTQKDLPGEQHDFPFQFLGLVGFLDPLRPQVREAVAECYQAGIRVVMITGDYPGTASHIGSEIGLRNCDQVLTGPELNQMSDEQLKENIPEVNIFARVVPEEKLRLVEALKARGDTVAMTGDGVNDAPALKSAQIGISMGGRGTDVAREASALVLLDDDFSSIVSAVKMGRRIFDNLKKATSYIFAVHVPIVGMSLLPVIFGWPLVLFPMQIVILELIIDPACSVVFEAEPAEEDVMRRPPRSSRDPLFHPWTIGISILQGVVVLLIVLMVFVVAFYGGRGEDTSRALAFTTLLFGNLALILSNRSWNKTILQTLRSPNPALWWIMALAVIILGLVLYLPPLQSLFQFGVLSPTDILICFLAGGISVLWFEALKATKFSLKPPAK
- a CDS encoding pyridoxal phosphate-dependent aminotransferase, whose product is MKPSQRIESIDFSGVRKMFELVKEDSISLALGEPDFDTPTNIKDAVKKALDKNLTHYTSNQGILELREAIAEKLKRDNHLETSPENIIVTVGASEALLMATQALVENGDEVIIPDPGFVSYGAYVNLAGGTNVPVKVKEEDEFRLTPENVMEHVNQNTKAILMNSPNNPTGGVLKKEDVKGLAEIAQDHDLVIFSDEIYEKIIYGAKHYSPGRYTENVITINGFSKAYAMTGFRIGYTSAPSELLEPLLKVHQYSTACASSLSQAAALEALTGPQDSVGMMVNELKRRRDLVVERINLMGIKCKKPRGAYYLFPHVDDPELFVVQALEKGVVLVPGSSFGSHGEGHFRLSYAASYSDLEECMDRLESLIK